A window of the Comamonas sp. Y33R10-2 genome harbors these coding sequences:
- a CDS encoding NAD(P)-binding protein: MAGFDINRRQSLLWAGAAALSLSGCKPAPRTLDDLPGGFTGTALERGHSLRPFWQRLAQGLDLPAPAVVHRAPVVIAGGGMAGLAAARALELAGVQGAALLDTQEAMGGNSQGGQIKGLACPLGAHYLPVPGDEAHEVQDWLEQLGVRQRVSGRWRYDERYLCHSPQERLYWQGQWHEGLLPVDGVSQRTLEQYALFEKRVSSVMGEAAFAMPSIRGWMREGQLPAAHAKLDAQFFDQWLAQQGLDDPHLLWYLSYCCRDDFGAGLGRVSAWAGIHYFASRHGFHAPRLNAEHETDELGEQVLTWPQGNGWLSQQLVAGLKSTQQETDCSVLSVIENASGVQIDTYHHGRQQHERWIAGHCVVALPTFIAARVLRNPPDFLRTVAARLNWAPWLVANIHIDSPLADYPGAEPAWDNVLYQDGNQGGLGYVDAGNQRLDRVSRQPTVLSYYQALGDWPDGRKQLMEQSFGFWRDRIVHSLSEAHADLLQRATWMEITRYGHAMAIPRPGDQRILSEISLKSNVINDKLLLNGERVQGLPTPSTARLSFAHSDWAGYSVLEEAFTRGHHAGLLAAKAG; this comes from the coding sequence ATGGCGGGCTTTGACATCAATCGCCGCCAGTCTTTGCTGTGGGCAGGTGCTGCGGCATTGAGCCTGTCAGGCTGCAAGCCCGCGCCGCGCACATTGGATGATTTGCCCGGTGGCTTTACCGGCACAGCGCTTGAACGCGGCCACAGTCTGCGCCCCTTTTGGCAGCGCTTGGCGCAGGGGCTGGATTTGCCTGCGCCTGCCGTGGTGCATCGCGCTCCGGTGGTAATTGCGGGCGGCGGCATGGCGGGGCTGGCGGCTGCGCGGGCGCTGGAGTTAGCGGGCGTGCAGGGCGCCGCCTTGCTGGATACGCAAGAAGCCATGGGCGGCAACAGCCAAGGCGGGCAGATAAAAGGGCTTGCCTGCCCACTGGGCGCGCACTACTTGCCCGTGCCCGGTGATGAGGCCCATGAGGTGCAGGACTGGCTGGAGCAACTAGGCGTGCGCCAGCGTGTGTCGGGCCGCTGGCGTTATGACGAGCGTTACCTATGCCACAGCCCGCAGGAGCGCCTGTACTGGCAAGGCCAATGGCATGAGGGCTTACTGCCCGTGGACGGCGTCAGCCAGCGCACGCTGGAGCAGTACGCGCTTTTTGAAAAGCGAGTGAGCAGCGTCATGGGCGAAGCTGCCTTTGCCATGCCATCGATTCGCGGTTGGATGCGTGAGGGGCAATTGCCTGCGGCCCATGCCAAGCTGGATGCACAGTTTTTTGATCAATGGTTGGCGCAGCAGGGGTTGGATGACCCGCATCTGCTTTGGTACCTGAGCTATTGCTGCCGCGATGATTTTGGCGCGGGCTTGGGCCGTGTTTCGGCTTGGGCAGGCATTCATTACTTCGCCAGCCGCCACGGCTTTCACGCTCCGCGACTCAATGCTGAACATGAGACGGATGAGTTGGGCGAGCAGGTGCTGACTTGGCCGCAGGGCAATGGCTGGCTGTCGCAGCAACTGGTGGCCGGCCTGAAAAGCACCCAGCAAGAGACTGATTGCAGTGTCTTGTCGGTGATTGAAAATGCCAGCGGTGTGCAAATTGACACCTATCACCATGGCCGCCAGCAGCACGAGCGCTGGATAGCTGGGCATTGCGTGGTGGCGCTACCCACGTTTATCGCGGCCCGGGTGCTGCGCAATCCGCCTGATTTTTTGCGTACCGTCGCGGCTCGGCTGAACTGGGCGCCTTGGCTGGTGGCCAATATTCATATCGACAGCCCGCTGGCTGACTACCCCGGTGCCGAGCCCGCTTGGGACAATGTGCTCTACCAAGACGGCAATCAAGGCGGCTTGGGCTATGTGGATGCTGGCAATCAGCGGCTAGACCGGGTGAGCCGCCAGCCCACGGTGCTCAGTTACTACCAAGCGCTGGGCGACTGGCCAGATGGGCGCAAGCAATTGATGGAGCAGTCCTTTGGCTTTTGGCGAGATCGGATTGTGCATTCGCTGAGCGAGGCCCACGCTGATTTGCTGCAGCGCGCAACGTGGATGGAGATCACCCGCTATGGACACGCGATGGCGATTCCACGTCCCGGTGATCAGCGAATTTTGAGTGAAATTTCACTCAAGTCCAATGTCATCAATGACAAGCTGCTATTAAATGGAGAGCGTGTGCAAGGCTTGCCAACGCCCAGTACGGCGCGTCTAAGCTTTGCGCATTCGGACTGGGCCGGTTACTCCGTGTTGGAGGAAGCGTTTACGCGTGGCCACCATGCTGGTCTGCTGGCGGCGAAAGCGGGGTAA
- a CDS encoding HD-GYP domain-containing protein, with protein sequence MPARYDEHYEDLLGLWSDLEAALSVLLTDPLHIPGFSIKLHQIDLWLQDLITQDTDAALYLMFQRASSTTVGYSASHAVVCAGLCHILAKAIKLSQAERDTLIPAALTMNISMTVLQNQLAEQRTPLSSHQVETIKQHPVESRLILERLMVQDTLWLETVQHHHNVLPPAPLAQLQPLARLVRILGTVDRYAALISPRKTRSGRSVAESLQILQQGQEHADEIKQALVDVVGLYPPGTYVQLDNGEVAVVLRHGKTANDPEIASVIDRDGSSLYPPIWHLEGRRPTIKSALARSSLSLDLDLRSMTQLGGHSYRGNAALNRVVKLPGSQSR encoded by the coding sequence ATGCCAGCCCGCTACGACGAACACTACGAGGACTTGCTAGGCCTTTGGTCAGACCTAGAAGCGGCCCTCTCCGTTTTGCTGACAGACCCGCTGCACATTCCGGGTTTTTCTATCAAACTGCACCAGATAGATCTGTGGCTGCAAGATCTCATCACTCAAGACACCGACGCTGCGCTGTACCTCATGTTCCAGCGTGCAAGCTCCACCACTGTGGGCTACAGCGCGTCACATGCTGTTGTCTGCGCGGGCCTGTGCCATATTTTGGCCAAGGCGATCAAGCTCTCCCAGGCAGAACGCGACACATTGATTCCAGCAGCGCTGACCATGAACATCAGCATGACCGTGCTGCAAAACCAGTTGGCTGAGCAGCGTACGCCACTGAGCAGCCATCAAGTCGAAACCATCAAGCAGCATCCCGTTGAAAGCCGCCTGATACTTGAGCGCCTGATGGTGCAAGACACTCTGTGGCTGGAGACTGTGCAGCACCACCATAACGTGCTGCCACCTGCACCACTGGCACAGTTGCAGCCGTTGGCGCGCTTGGTGCGTATTTTGGGTACGGTCGATCGCTATGCTGCGCTGATCAGCCCGCGTAAAACTCGTAGCGGTCGCTCGGTGGCAGAGTCGCTGCAAATTCTCCAACAAGGCCAGGAACATGCCGATGAGATCAAACAAGCCCTTGTTGATGTCGTCGGCCTTTACCCGCCGGGCACCTACGTGCAATTGGATAACGGCGAAGTCGCCGTGGTTTTGCGTCATGGAAAAACCGCAAATGATCCCGAAATTGCCAGCGTGATTGACCGCGATGGCTCAAGCCTGTATCCGCCTATCTGGCACCTTGAAGGACGCAGACCCACGATTAAATCCGCGCTGGCGCGCTCATCTTTGTCGCTGGATCTAGATCTGCGCTCCATGACCCAGCTCGGCGGCCACAGCTACCGCGGTAATGCCGCGCTGAATCGCGTGGTCAAGCTGCCCGGAAGTCAAAGCCGATAG
- a CDS encoding TIGR02281 family clan AA aspartic protease: MLALALATNAAWGQSVALTGVLGSKALLVIDGSAPKAIGVNESHKGVRLLQISGDSATVDISGQRQNLRLGDAPVSVGSRGGRDGGSRSTKLVLIADSRGHFIDRGTINGKTMQYMVDTGASTIAIGRTDAERLGLPYLKGTPILMGTANGTAQGWRIKLDTVKIGDIELHGLDAVVASQSMPYVLLGNNLLAQFQMTRRGSEMVLEKH, translated from the coding sequence ATGCTTGCGCTGGCTTTGGCAACAAATGCCGCATGGGGGCAGTCCGTCGCCCTAACGGGGGTGCTAGGCAGCAAAGCCCTGCTGGTGATCGATGGCAGCGCGCCCAAGGCCATTGGCGTGAATGAAAGCCACAAAGGCGTTCGTCTGCTGCAAATTAGCGGGGACTCCGCCACGGTGGACATTAGCGGCCAGCGCCAAAACCTGCGACTGGGCGATGCCCCTGTCAGCGTCGGCAGCCGGGGCGGTCGCGATGGTGGCTCACGCTCGACCAAGCTGGTGTTGATTGCCGATTCACGCGGTCATTTCATTGACAGAGGCACGATCAACGGCAAAACCATGCAGTACATGGTGGATACCGGGGCCAGCACGATTGCTATTGGCCGCACAGACGCTGAGCGGCTGGGGCTGCCTTACCTTAAAGGCACGCCCATACTGATGGGAACGGCCAACGGCACTGCACAAGGCTGGCGAATCAAACTCGATACCGTCAAAATTGGCGACATAGAGCTGCACGGCCTAGATGCTGTGGTCGCTTCGCAATCCATGCCTTATGTGCTGCTAGGCAACAATTTACTGGCCCAATTCCAGATGACCCGCAGGGGCAGCGAAATGGTGCTGGAAAAACACTAA
- a CDS encoding YajQ family cyclic di-GMP-binding protein: MPSFDTVCEADFVEVKNAVDNAAKEIGTRFDFKGTSAAVELKDKEITMFGDAEFQLQQVEDLLRNKLTKRNVDVRFLDIQKAQKIGGDKVKQVIKVKNGIESELAKQLQKLMKESKLKVQAAIQEEKVRITGAKRDDLQEAMALIRKDLAEHPLSFNNFRD, encoded by the coding sequence ATGCCTTCTTTTGATACTGTTTGCGAAGCCGACTTCGTTGAAGTAAAGAACGCTGTCGATAACGCGGCCAAGGAAATTGGCACTCGCTTTGACTTCAAGGGCACATCAGCTGCCGTTGAACTCAAGGACAAAGAAATCACCATGTTTGGTGATGCTGAGTTCCAACTCCAGCAAGTCGAAGACCTGCTGCGCAACAAGCTGACCAAGCGCAATGTGGATGTGCGCTTTTTGGACATCCAAAAGGCCCAAAAGATCGGCGGCGACAAGGTCAAGCAAGTCATCAAGGTGAAGAATGGCATTGAGTCCGAGCTGGCCAAGCAACTGCAAAAGCTGATGAAGGAAAGCAAGCTCAAAGTGCAAGCCGCCATTCAAGAAGAAAAGGTTCGCATTACCGGCGCCAAGCGCGACGACCTGCAAGAAGCTATGGCATTGATCCGCAAGGACTTGGCCGAGCACCCTCTGTCGTTCAACAACTTCCGCGACTGA